A part of Roseitalea porphyridii genomic DNA contains:
- the cimA gene encoding citramalate synthase: MSARERIYLFDTTLRDGQQTPAIDFSVDDKITIARMLDEFGIDYVEGGYPGANPTDTAFFSRKRTASASFVAFGMTKRAGVSASNDPGLAALLEADADAICFVAKAWDYHVEVALGCTPEENLDSIRQSVEAAVGAGRESMVDCEHFFDGYKANPAYALACAKTAHEAGARWIVLCDTNGGTQPGEIRAITRAVIEAGVPGDRLGIHAHDDTGQAVANSLAAIEAGVRQVQGTLNGIGERCGNANLVTLIATLGLKSVWSERFATGISADDLVGLTRLSRTFDELLNRAPDAQAPYVGASAFATKAGIHASALIKDPRTYEHVPAESVGNTRRVMVSDQGGKSNFIDELKRRGIAVAKDDPRLDTLIALVKEREAEGYAYEGADASFELLARATLGEVPEFFAVDSFRCVVERRHNARGRLITLSEAVVKVTVDGEQRMSVAEGAGPVNALDLALRKDLGKYQGEIADLELVDYKVRILNGGTEAITRVLIESTDMTGQRWWTVGVSDNIIDASFQALMDSITFKLMKNRGAAGLMAAE; this comes from the coding sequence ATGTCCGCCCGTGAGCGCATCTACCTGTTCGACACCACGCTGAGGGATGGCCAGCAGACGCCCGCGATCGACTTTTCGGTCGACGACAAGATCACCATCGCGCGCATGCTCGACGAGTTCGGCATCGACTATGTCGAAGGCGGCTATCCCGGCGCCAATCCGACCGACACGGCCTTCTTTTCGCGCAAGCGCACGGCCAGCGCCTCGTTCGTCGCCTTCGGCATGACCAAGCGCGCCGGCGTCTCGGCCTCCAACGATCCGGGCCTCGCCGCCCTGCTGGAAGCCGATGCAGACGCGATCTGCTTCGTCGCCAAGGCGTGGGACTATCACGTCGAGGTGGCGCTCGGCTGCACACCGGAGGAGAACCTCGATTCGATCCGCCAGTCCGTCGAGGCCGCCGTCGGCGCGGGCCGCGAGTCGATGGTCGATTGCGAGCATTTCTTCGACGGCTACAAGGCCAATCCGGCATATGCGCTCGCCTGCGCCAAGACCGCCCACGAGGCCGGGGCGCGCTGGATCGTGCTGTGCGACACCAATGGCGGCACCCAACCGGGCGAAATCCGCGCGATCACCCGCGCGGTCATCGAGGCCGGCGTGCCCGGTGACCGGCTCGGCATCCATGCCCATGACGACACCGGCCAGGCGGTCGCCAATTCGCTCGCGGCGATCGAGGCCGGCGTCCGCCAGGTCCAGGGCACGCTCAACGGCATCGGCGAGCGCTGCGGCAACGCCAACCTCGTCACGCTGATCGCCACGCTCGGTCTCAAGTCGGTCTGGTCCGAACGCTTCGCAACCGGCATCTCCGCCGACGATCTCGTCGGGCTGACGCGGCTGTCGCGCACCTTCGACGAACTGCTCAACCGTGCGCCCGACGCCCAGGCCCCCTATGTCGGCGCATCGGCGTTCGCTACCAAGGCGGGCATCCATGCCTCCGCGCTGATCAAGGACCCCCGCACCTACGAGCACGTGCCGGCCGAAAGCGTCGGCAACACGCGCCGCGTCATGGTCTCCGACCAGGGCGGCAAGTCGAACTTCATCGACGAGCTCAAACGGCGCGGCATCGCGGTCGCAAAGGACGATCCGCGCCTCGACACGCTGATTGCGCTGGTCAAGGAACGCGAGGCGGAGGGTTACGCCTATGAAGGCGCGGACGCCAGCTTCGAACTTCTGGCGCGGGCCACGCTGGGCGAGGTGCCCGAGTTCTTCGCCGTCGATTCGTTCCGTTGCGTCGTCGAGCGCCGGCACAATGCGCGCGGGCGGCTGATCACGCTGTCGGAAGCGGTGGTGAAGGTCACCGTCGACGGCGAGCAGCGCATGTCTGTCGCCGAGGGCGCCGGTCCGGTCAACGCGCTCGACCTCGCCCTTCGCAAGGATCTGGGAAAATACCAGGGCGAGATCGCCGATCTCGAACTGGTCGACTACAAGGTGCGCATCCTCAATGGCGGCACCGAGGCGATCACCCGCGTGCTGATCGAATCGACCGACATGACCGGCCAGCGCTGGTGGACCGTCGGCGTTTCCGACAACATCATCGACGCCTCGTTCCAGGCGCTGATGGATTCGATCACCTTCAAGCTGATGAAGAACCGTGGCGCCGCCGGCCTGATGGCGGCGGAATGA
- a CDS encoding SOS response-associated peptidase yields MCGRFALIHTREDIERFFAVAGVEAFPPRYNIAPTQPILVVTVAPDRPEGSNLPDRDAVLMRWGLLPSWVKDPKDFPLLINARSETAATKNSFRGAMRHRRCIIPASGFYEWKRDKPSRRSQAYWIHTPGGAPVGFAGLQETWIGKDGSEIDTCAILTTAAPADLAHIHDRVPVPLAPQDHARWLDCRTYGPADVADLLAMPEQGVFEAVAVSDRVNKVANSGPDLLEPVEPKDFASADGDKPVANGDDDGDDEQPSLF; encoded by the coding sequence ATGTGCGGCCGCTTCGCGCTGATCCATACCAGGGAAGACATCGAGCGCTTCTTCGCGGTCGCCGGGGTCGAGGCATTTCCGCCGCGCTACAACATCGCGCCGACCCAGCCGATCCTCGTCGTCACGGTCGCGCCCGATCGGCCCGAGGGCTCGAACCTGCCGGACCGCGACGCGGTGCTGATGCGATGGGGATTGCTGCCGTCCTGGGTCAAGGACCCCAAGGACTTTCCGCTGCTCATCAATGCGCGCTCGGAGACCGCGGCGACGAAGAACTCGTTCCGCGGGGCGATGCGCCATCGCCGCTGCATCATCCCCGCCTCCGGCTTCTACGAGTGGAAGCGCGACAAGCCCTCCCGCCGGTCGCAGGCTTACTGGATCCACACGCCCGGCGGTGCGCCGGTCGGCTTTGCCGGCCTGCAAGAGACCTGGATCGGCAAGGATGGCAGCGAGATCGACACATGCGCGATCCTGACGACGGCCGCACCGGCGGACCTGGCGCACATCCATGACCGCGTGCCCGTGCCGCTTGCACCACAAGACCATGCGCGCTGGCTCGATTGCCGCACATATGGACCGGCCGATGTCGCCGACCTTCTGGCGATGCCGGAGCAGGGCGTCTTTGAAGCGGTGGCCGTCTCCGACCGGGTCAACAAGGTGGCCAATTCCGGTCCGGACCTGCTGGAGCCGGTCGAACCGAAGGACTTTGCTAGCGCTGACGGCGACAAACCGGTTGCAAACGGCGACGACGACGGCGATGACGAACAGCCCAGCCTGTTCTGA
- a CDS encoding ArsR/SmtB family transcription factor — MKDCIQPPSHDDDRLARQLAALAHPARLHILRALACRRRSCCKDVVAKLPLAQSTVSQHLKVLADAGLVTVDRRRPHSHYQLDRRALDGLVGQLEGFVAACGTADAAADPLAEPKDTSLV, encoded by the coding sequence ATGAAAGACTGCATCCAGCCACCATCTCATGACGACGATCGTCTCGCGCGCCAGCTGGCCGCGCTCGCCCATCCGGCGCGCCTGCACATCCTGCGGGCGCTGGCCTGCCGCCGCCGCAGTTGCTGCAAGGATGTCGTTGCCAAACTGCCGCTGGCCCAGTCGACGGTGTCGCAGCATCTCAAGGTGCTCGCCGATGCGGGGCTGGTGACGGTCGACCGCAGGCGGCCTCATTCGCACTATCAACTCGACCGGCGCGCGCTCGACGGGCTCGTCGGTCAGCTCGAGGGCTTCGTGGCCGCGTGCGGCACCGCTGACGCCGCCGCCGACCCCTTGGCAGAACCGAAAGACACATCCCTTGTCTGA
- a CDS encoding DUF2799 domain-containing protein yields MMRYLIATAALGAAALALSSCATLNEEQCQVVDWQQLGQSDGAQGQPSTYIARHQEACTRFGITVNAAAWQSGWESGIRSYCTPSNGLSVGLSGGVNRNACPADLAARFNEAYRVGDAVHDARSRRDETQREIDRLIRELSAATEDAERTRIQVELELARNRLSTAQADVARTEREADLYRLRLSQASQSFVQ; encoded by the coding sequence ATGATGCGTTATCTGATCGCAACGGCCGCGCTCGGCGCGGCGGCTTTGGCGCTGTCGTCCTGCGCGACGCTGAACGAGGAACAGTGTCAGGTGGTCGACTGGCAGCAGCTGGGCCAGAGCGATGGCGCTCAGGGCCAGCCCTCGACCTATATCGCGCGGCATCAGGAAGCCTGCACCCGGTTCGGCATCACGGTCAATGCGGCGGCCTGGCAAAGCGGCTGGGAGAGCGGCATCCGCAGCTACTGCACGCCGAGCAACGGGCTGAGCGTGGGTCTTTCCGGTGGCGTCAACCGCAATGCCTGTCCGGCCGATCTGGCGGCCCGGTTCAACGAGGCCTATCGCGTCGGCGACGCGGTGCATGACGCGCGCTCGCGGCGCGACGAGACGCAGCGCGAGATCGACCGGCTGATCCGCGAACTGTCGGCGGCGACCGAGGATGCCGAGCGCACGCGCATCCAGGTCGAGCTCGAACTGGCACGCAACCGCCTTTCGACCGCGCAGGCCGATGTGGCCAGGACCGAGCGCGAGGCCGATCTTTATCGGCTGCGCCTGTCCCAGGCGTCGCAGTCGTTCGTCCAGTAG
- a CDS encoding GFA family protein: MTPTISGGCQCGAVRYRVHGPLDDPHLCHCRMCQKAAGNYFMPLGGAKRDAFEITRGEPSWFHSSGPVRRGFCAACGTPLFFETLGFDGINVTLGSLDDPAAVPPVSTYGTEAKMPWLADAAVRDGRTTEEEEFLDGKRVRDIAATNRQHPDHDTDTWPPARS, encoded by the coding sequence ATGACCCCGACGATCAGCGGCGGCTGCCAGTGCGGCGCCGTGCGTTACCGTGTCCACGGGCCGCTCGACGACCCGCATCTGTGTCATTGCCGCATGTGCCAGAAGGCGGCGGGAAACTACTTCATGCCGCTCGGCGGCGCCAAAAGAGACGCTTTCGAGATCACCCGCGGCGAGCCGTCATGGTTTCATTCCTCCGGCCCGGTGCGGCGCGGCTTCTGCGCCGCATGCGGCACGCCGCTGTTCTTCGAGACGTTGGGCTTTGACGGCATCAACGTCACGCTGGGTTCGCTCGACGATCCCGCCGCGGTGCCGCCGGTTTCCACCTACGGCACGGAAGCGAAGATGCCCTGGCTGGCCGACGCCGCCGTGCGTGACGGACGCACCACCGAGGAAGAGGAGTTCCTCGACGGCAAGAGGGTGCGCGACATCGCCGCCACCAACCGCCAACATCCGGACCACGACACCGATACCTGGCCGCCCGCGCGCAGCTGA
- a CDS encoding TIGR00730 family Rossman fold protein yields the protein MTEIRSICVYCGSSSGVDRSFELAAAQLGRTMAENGLRLVYGGGTKGLMGAVSRGVMEGGGKVCGIIPRFLMHKEATEEALGSLDELIITEDMHERKHAMFERADAFVTLPGGIGTLEEVIEIMTWAQLGRHTKPIVLANIDGFWNPLIALLDHMREAGFIHTAHRVQPLVIDRAEDIVPAIVAAANGAAGEAAVIERL from the coding sequence ATGACCGAAATCCGTTCGATTTGCGTATATTGCGGCTCGTCCTCCGGTGTCGACCGCAGCTTCGAGTTGGCGGCCGCGCAACTGGGTCGCACGATGGCCGAAAACGGGCTGCGCCTGGTCTATGGCGGCGGCACCAAGGGGCTGATGGGCGCGGTCTCGCGCGGCGTCATGGAAGGCGGCGGCAAGGTGTGCGGCATCATACCGCGCTTTTTGATGCACAAGGAGGCGACCGAAGAAGCGCTCGGCTCGCTCGACGAACTGATCATCACCGAGGACATGCACGAGCGGAAGCACGCCATGTTCGAGCGCGCCGATGCGTTCGTGACGCTGCCGGGCGGCATCGGCACGCTTGAGGAAGTGATCGAGATCATGACCTGGGCGCAGCTCGGCCGGCACACCAAGCCGATCGTGCTGGCCAACATCGACGGGTTCTGGAACCCGCTGATCGCGCTCCTGGACCATATGCGCGAGGCCGGCTTCATCCACACCGCCCATCGCGTGCAGCCGCTGGTGATCGACCGGGCCGAAGATATCGTGCCTGCGATCGTCGCCGCCGCCAATGGCGCGGCGGGCGAAGCGGCCGTGATCGAACGGCTCTAG
- the rarD gene encoding EamA family transporter RarD yields MSARPARPADAAEPAAGFAFALGAFLLWGLLPFYMKWVDHIAPWEVVAHRVVWSVPVAGVLLMLMRRTADLKAALRDPKTLAQAALTAALISINWGVYVWAIAAERTVEAALGYYINPLVNVVLATLFLGERLTRLQALAIALAATAVAILTLRAGGLPWVSLVLAFSFGLYGFFRKTLPVGAAQGFMLEVILLSPPALVIIGWMAMAGSGHFGPTGAADIGLLLLAGPVTAIPLILYANGAKLLRYTTIGVMQYLTPTMIFLVAIFVFGEPFSVWQLVAFCFIWAALALYTLSLFRTARAARAAATAPPAH; encoded by the coding sequence ATGAGCGCCCGCCCGGCAAGACCGGCCGACGCTGCCGAACCCGCCGCGGGCTTTGCCTTCGCGCTCGGTGCGTTCCTGCTGTGGGGCCTGCTGCCGTTCTACATGAAGTGGGTGGACCACATTGCGCCTTGGGAGGTGGTCGCCCACCGGGTCGTCTGGTCGGTACCGGTGGCAGGGGTGCTGCTGATGCTGATGCGGCGCACCGCCGACCTCAAGGCCGCGCTGCGCGATCCGAAGACGCTCGCCCAGGCGGCCCTGACGGCCGCGCTCATCTCGATCAACTGGGGCGTCTATGTCTGGGCGATCGCCGCCGAGCGGACGGTGGAGGCCGCGCTCGGCTACTACATCAACCCGCTGGTCAACGTGGTGCTGGCAACCCTGTTTCTGGGCGAGCGGCTGACCCGGCTGCAGGCCCTGGCGATCGCGCTGGCGGCCACGGCGGTGGCGATCCTCACCTTACGGGCCGGCGGGCTGCCCTGGGTCTCGCTGGTGCTGGCCTTCTCGTTCGGCCTTTACGGTTTCTTCCGCAAGACGCTCCCGGTCGGCGCGGCCCAGGGCTTCATGCTCGAGGTGATCCTGCTGTCGCCGCCCGCGCTCGTCATCATCGGCTGGATGGCGATGGCGGGTTCGGGCCATTTCGGACCCACCGGCGCGGCCGACATCGGTCTGCTGCTGCTGGCCGGCCCGGTCACCGCGATCCCGCTGATCCTTTACGCCAATGGCGCCAAGTTGCTGCGCTACACGACGATCGGCGTGATGCAGTATCTGACGCCGACGATGATCTTCCTGGTCGCCATCTTCGTCTTCGGCGAACCGTTCTCCGTATGGCAGTTGGTGGCGTTCTGCTTCATCTGGGCGGCGCTGGCGCTCTATACGCTCTCGCTGTTCCGGACCGCGCGCGCCGCAAGGGCCGCGGCCACCGCGCCGCCGGCGCACTGA
- a CDS encoding LysM peptidoglycan-binding domain-containing protein — MVIHPAILWSLGAIFAGATAAVAVDFAGVRTALQDSMFVENVDPAGAGARVPEGGAVTDATGASGGDEIETSDPAATAETGGDDPAEEPVTLALAVDPEEPPTLSDGVPAGALTAPDAGPAGRPDLPRFDLLRAEPDGSLVIAGTGPADANIEVLAGTRTVATARAAANGDFVAVLDEPLEPGDYQIVLRATTPDGVAVTSLETAIVAIPEPGSSDVLALVEAPGAPSRLITTPGPETPVLTPVPDADGTEAEGAAPGEAVAALSSDDGSAAEPTADVAATEDDPEPAREQADRTQTDAPGEATGETPVAVTPDGPPLDTATAPPAVDDQVAPAEAETAADAPADAPREEAGETTELAALPEAPEAAESEPPVQTEGPADVPAMLRIEAVEIDGNELFVAGAATPGTRLRLYANAMLLGDTVASEGGRFLVQVRRELPVGDYIIRADAIDKATGQVLRRASVPFTRSAGERLAAVAVAPSARLPQTPPTVPFADLTPATPAPGDSASAAPAETSVTPAAPETEADPVQQEATAAPDDDAPVATAPASRDAEVAAAPSDPAEPVVAPQALGVLQGPPAVAADVPQTTSELVPTGESVIIRRGDTLWQISRRVYGEGVKYTTIYLANEQQISDPDRIWPGQIFDVPDEAMDDAETVHRELRARN, encoded by the coding sequence ATGGTAATCCATCCCGCCATACTCTGGTCCCTCGGCGCGATCTTCGCCGGCGCGACGGCGGCGGTCGCCGTCGATTTCGCCGGCGTGCGCACCGCGTTGCAGGACAGCATGTTCGTCGAGAACGTCGATCCGGCGGGCGCCGGAGCACGTGTGCCCGAAGGTGGCGCGGTGACCGATGCGACCGGCGCGAGCGGTGGCGATGAGATCGAAACGTCGGATCCGGCCGCGACGGCCGAAACCGGCGGCGATGATCCGGCCGAGGAACCGGTGACGCTGGCGCTCGCCGTCGATCCCGAGGAACCGCCGACGCTCAGCGACGGTGTGCCGGCAGGCGCGCTCACGGCGCCGGATGCCGGTCCGGCAGGGCGGCCCGACCTGCCGCGCTTCGATCTGCTGCGTGCCGAACCCGACGGGTCGCTGGTGATCGCGGGAACCGGTCCCGCCGACGCGAACATCGAGGTCCTCGCGGGTACCCGCACCGTGGCCACGGCGCGGGCGGCCGCCAACGGCGATTTCGTGGCCGTCCTCGACGAACCGCTCGAACCGGGCGATTATCAGATCGTGCTGCGCGCGACGACGCCGGACGGCGTCGCCGTGACCTCGCTCGAAACCGCGATCGTCGCCATTCCCGAGCCCGGTTCCAGCGATGTCCTCGCGCTTGTCGAAGCGCCGGGCGCGCCGTCCCGGCTGATCACCACGCCGGGACCCGAAACGCCGGTGCTGACCCCCGTGCCCGACGCCGATGGCACCGAAGCCGAAGGTGCTGCACCGGGCGAGGCGGTGGCGGCGCTGTCGAGCGACGATGGATCCGCCGCCGAACCGACGGCCGACGTTGCCGCCACCGAAGACGATCCGGAACCAGCGCGCGAGCAGGCCGACCGGACGCAGACCGATGCGCCGGGCGAAGCGACCGGGGAGACACCGGTCGCCGTCACGCCCGATGGCCCGCCTTTGGACACGGCCACCGCGCCGCCAGCCGTCGACGATCAGGTCGCGCCGGCCGAGGCGGAGACCGCCGCAGATGCGCCGGCCGATGCGCCCAGGGAGGAGGCCGGCGAGACCACCGAACTCGCTGCGCTTCCCGAAGCGCCCGAGGCCGCCGAGAGCGAACCGCCGGTGCAAACGGAAGGCCCCGCCGATGTCCCGGCCATGTTGCGGATCGAGGCGGTGGAGATAGACGGCAATGAACTGTTCGTTGCCGGCGCGGCCACGCCCGGCACGCGCCTGCGCCTTTACGCCAACGCCATGCTGCTGGGCGACACGGTCGCCAGCGAGGGCGGCCGCTTCCTCGTGCAGGTGCGGCGCGAACTGCCGGTCGGCGACTACATCATCCGCGCCGATGCGATCGACAAGGCGACCGGCCAGGTCCTGCGTCGCGCCTCTGTGCCGTTCACGCGCAGCGCTGGCGAGCGGCTGGCGGCCGTTGCCGTCGCGCCGTCGGCCCGCCTGCCGCAGACGCCGCCCACCGTCCCGTTCGCGGACCTGACCCCGGCGACACCGGCACCGGGCGACAGCGCCAGCGCCGCGCCCGCAGAGACCTCGGTGACCCCCGCCGCACCGGAAACCGAAGCCGATCCCGTGCAGCAAGAGGCAACGGCCGCGCCCGATGATGACGCACCGGTCGCCACAGCACCGGCGAGCCGCGATGCCGAGGTCGCTGCCGCGCCCTCCGATCCTGCCGAGCCCGTTGTCGCGCCGCAGGCGCTTGGCGTGCTTCAGGGGCCACCTGCTGTCGCCGCTGACGTGCCGCAGACGACCTCGGAACTGGTGCCCACCGGTGAATCGGTGATCATCCGGCGCGGCGACACGCTGTGGCAGATATCGCGCCGGGTCTATGGCGAGGGCGTCAAGTACACGACCATCTATCTTGCCAACGAACAGCAGATCTCCGACCCCGATCGCATCTGGCCGGGCCAGATCTTCGACGTGCCGGACGAGGCGATGGACGACGCCGAGACGGTGCATCGCGAGTTGCGCGCCCGCAACTGA
- a CDS encoding LysE/ArgO family amino acid transporter, whose translation MLAVATNGFVFGATLIIPIGAQNAFILRQGLARRHVFILCLICALSDALLIAAGVAGLGTLIAGNPGLIMAVTIGGAAFLFVYAVLALRRALRPSALIAGAPDGGALSLRAAIATCLAFTFLNPHVYLDTVVLLGSLSGRYEGAARAAFGGGAMAASFVWFFTLGYGARLLAPFFARPGAWRVLDLLIALIMAALAVGLLASLYP comes from the coding sequence ATGCTCGCTGTCGCCACAAACGGTTTTGTTTTCGGCGCCACGCTGATCATCCCGATCGGCGCGCAGAACGCGTTCATCCTCAGGCAGGGGCTCGCCCGCCGGCACGTGTTCATCCTGTGTTTGATCTGCGCGCTCTCGGATGCCTTGCTGATCGCCGCCGGCGTCGCCGGCCTCGGCACGCTGATCGCCGGAAACCCCGGCCTGATCATGGCCGTCACGATCGGCGGCGCCGCGTTCCTGTTCGTCTATGCTGTGCTGGCGTTGCGCCGCGCCCTCAGGCCGTCCGCGCTGATCGCCGGCGCGCCCGATGGCGGCGCCCTGTCGCTGCGCGCCGCGATTGCGACCTGCCTCGCCTTCACCTTTCTGAACCCGCACGTCTATCTCGATACGGTCGTGCTGCTCGGCAGCCTGTCGGGTCGGTACGAGGGTGCCGCGCGCGCCGCGTTCGGTGGCGGCGCGATGGCCGCAAGCTTTGTCTGGTTCTTCACGCTTGGCTACGGCGCGCGGCTGCTGGCGCCGTTCTTCGCAAGGCCGGGCGCCTGGCGGGTTCTCGATCTGCTGATCGCGCTGATCATGGCCGCGCTGGCCGTGGGCCTGCTCGCGAGCCTTTATCCGTAA
- the cysS gene encoding cysteine--tRNA ligase has protein sequence MADQTPIQLYDTLTRAKRRFEPIDPDNVRLYVCGPTVYDYAHIGNARPVIVFDVLFRLLRHVYGADHVTYVRNITDVEDKINARALRDHPDLPLNEAIRAVTEKTADRFRADALALGCLPPTHEPRATEHIEDMIAMIGTLIDRGHAYVATGEEGAEVLFDVGSMPDYGMLSKRDLDEQQAGARVAIAAHKRNPADFVLWKQSGPDEPGWDADFGGTAIHGRPGWHIECSVMSAHHLGERFDIHGGGIDLVFPHHENEIAQSRCAHGTEVMANYWMHNGFLQVEGQKMSKSLGNFVTVHDLLETEKFGGRKWPGEVLRLAMLMTHYREPIDFSVRRLEEAESKLISYYRALATPLGDTFPDPEFLAHCSNDLNLQDAFARIDSLNKEINVTGGMPSIELKRRLTASLRLVGLLLEDSADDFMRQFVRTSDAPSEAEVEGMISVRSSFIRDKNWAEADRIRDELLEKGIQLKDGKDPNTGERVTTWEVKR, from the coding sequence ATGGCCGACCAGACCCCGATCCAGCTCTACGACACGCTCACCCGCGCCAAGCGCCGGTTCGAGCCGATCGATCCGGACAATGTGCGCCTTTATGTCTGCGGCCCGACCGTCTACGACTACGCCCACATCGGCAATGCCCGCCCGGTGATCGTCTTCGACGTCCTGTTCCGCCTGCTGCGGCACGTCTATGGCGCGGACCACGTCACCTATGTTCGCAACATCACCGACGTCGAGGACAAGATCAACGCGCGCGCCCTGCGCGATCATCCGGACCTGCCGCTGAACGAGGCGATTCGCGCGGTGACCGAGAAGACCGCCGACCGGTTCCGGGCCGACGCGCTCGCGCTCGGCTGCCTGCCGCCGACGCACGAGCCGCGCGCCACCGAGCATATCGAGGACATGATCGCGATGATCGGCACGCTGATCGACCGGGGCCACGCCTATGTCGCGACCGGCGAGGAGGGGGCCGAGGTGCTGTTCGATGTCGGCTCGATGCCCGACTACGGCATGTTGTCGAAACGCGACCTTGACGAACAGCAGGCGGGCGCGCGCGTCGCCATCGCCGCGCACAAGCGCAATCCGGCCGATTTCGTGCTGTGGAAGCAGAGCGGACCGGACGAACCGGGCTGGGACGCCGATTTCGGCGGCACGGCGATCCACGGCCGGCCCGGCTGGCACATCGAATGCTCGGTGATGAGCGCCCACCATCTGGGCGAACGGTTCGACATCCATGGCGGCGGCATCGATCTGGTCTTCCCCCACCATGAGAACGAGATCGCCCAGAGCCGCTGCGCGCACGGCACCGAAGTGATGGCCAACTACTGGATGCACAACGGCTTTCTTCAGGTCGAAGGGCAGAAGATGTCCAAATCGCTCGGCAACTTCGTCACCGTGCACGATCTTCTGGAGACCGAGAAATTCGGCGGCCGCAAATGGCCCGGCGAGGTGCTGCGGCTGGCCATGCTGATGACGCACTATCGCGAGCCGATCGATTTCTCCGTGCGACGGCTTGAGGAGGCGGAGAGTAAGCTGATTTCCTACTATCGAGCTCTTGCGACACCGTTGGGCGACACATTCCCTGATCCGGAGTTCCTCGCCCACTGCTCCAACGATCTCAATCTGCAGGACGCCTTCGCGCGAATCGATTCATTGAACAAGGAAATCAACGTTACCGGCGGCATGCCCTCGATTGAATTGAAGCGCAGATTGACAGCAAGTCTGCGTCTCGTGGGCTTGCTTCTGGAGGATTCTGCCGATGATTTCATGCGGCAGTTCGTTCGAACTTCCGATGCTCCAAGTGAAGCGGAAGTCGAGGGCATGATATCGGTTCGGTCTAGCTTCATTCGCGACAAAAACTGGGCCGAAGCCGATCGCATCCGCGACGAACTGCTCGAAAAGGGCATCCAGCTCAAGGACGGCAAGGACCCCAACACAGGCGAGCGCGTGACCACATGGGAGGTGAAGCGATGA